One part of the Arabidopsis thaliana chromosome 4, partial sequence genome encodes these proteins:
- a CDS encoding disease resistance protein (TIR-NBS-LRR class) translates to MCLMTMFRSIKIDDTAMNKHREECERKNKEDIDRWIKALEQVATIDGYRSRDWDDEKAMVKKIANDISSIMNNSTQSSASQGLVGMEAHMEKMKELLGLDSNKVRLIGICGLPGSGKTTIAKRLYQQLLPQFELSTIIIDIKGCYPRTCYNEDDRKLQLQSHLLSQLLNHKFTGEILQLEAAHEMLKDKKVVLVLDDVDSIGQLDALANEARWFGPGSRIIITTQDQRLLEEQGIQYIYNVDFPPPNGLLPTVYIYCEDTLQYSFASHLSMDFRRKGISAFVNYSETLDVIERVSASVLVFSKSCVSSTSCLDMLVRVFQCRRKTGQLVVPVYYGISSSDVVVQEHKSVDRIREWSSALQELRELPGHHNREECSESELVEEIVKDVHEKLFPTEQIGINSRLLEMEHLLCKQPWGVRRIGIWGMPGIGKTTLAKAFFDQISGGYEASCFIKHFDKAFSGKGLHRLLEEHFGKILKELPRVCSSITRPSLPRDKLSKKRTLVVLDDVHNPLVAESFLEGFHWFGPGSLIIITSRDKQVFRLCQINHVYEVQSFNENEALQLFSQCAFRRDINEQNLLELSLKVIDYASGNPLALSFYCRVLKGKELSEMETTFFKLKQRTPYKIFDLFKSSYETLDDNEKNIFLDIACFFSGENVDYVMRLLEGCGFFPHVGIDVLVENCLVTISENRVKMHRIIQDFGREIIDGETVQIERRRRLSDPWSIKFLLEDDELEANEDPKATYTRTLGTEDIEGILLDTSNLTFDVKPGAFENMLSLRFLKIYCSSYENHYSLRLPKGLKFLPDELRLLHWENYPLQSLPQDFDPCHLVELNLSYSQLQKLWAGTKSLEMLKVVKLCHSQQLTAIDDILKAQNIELIDLQGCRKLQRFPATGQLQHLRVVNLSGCREIKSFPEVSPNIEELHLQGTGIRELPISIVSLFEQAKLNRELFNLLPEFSGVSNAWNNEQSTSLAKLVTSTQNLGKLVCLNMKDCVHLRKLPYMVDFESLKVLNLSGCSDLDDIEGFPPNLKELYLVSTALKELPQLPQSLEVLNAHGCVSLLSIPSNFERLPRYYTFSNCFALSASVVNEFVKNALTNVAHIAREKQELNKSLALNFTVPSPESKNITFDLQPGSSVIIQLGSSWRLIRGFAILVEVAFLEEYQAGAFSISCVCRWKDTECVSHRLEKNFHCWIPGEGVPKDHMFVFCDFDMHLTACEGNDSSILADLVVFEFFTVNKQKKLLDGSCAVTRCGVHVFTAANEDTSSSMTKPFSSSGYLQEIFDNEVEELRVIYDGLDENDRNLLLYMAYLNGEEADFLAPLIASTGLGISSRLNVLANKSLINISPYGIIVRQGLLKKIGREIVYRSVYLSSLNDTLPGSSTVSLRLAAVKEPKVTTFKVPRVRSVKQDEFNAKINAFISRFKQKPQ, encoded by the exons atgtgtttgATGACTATGTTTAGGTCCATAAAGATTGATGATACGGCTATGAACAAGCACAGAGAAGAATgtgagagaaaaaacaaagaggacATTGATAGATGGATTAAAGCTTTGGAGCAAGTGGCCACAATCGATGGTTACCGTTCACGCGACTG GGATGATGAAAAGGCTATGGTCAAAAAAATAGCTAATGATATTTCTAGTATAATGAATAATTCCACTCAATCAAGTGCTTCCCAAGGCTTAGTTGGGATGGAAGCTCATATGGAAAAGATGAAAGAGCTGCTAGGTCTGGACTCAAATAAAGTCAGATTGATAGGTATATGTGGTCTTCCTGGGAGTGGTAAAACCACCATCGCTAAACGTTTATACCAACAACTCCTTCCTCAATTCGAATTGAGTACTATCATTATTGATATCAAAGGATGCTATCCAAGAACTTGCTACAATGAGGACGACAGGAAACTGCAGTTACAAAGCCATTTACTGTCTCAACTATTAAATCACAAGTTTACTGGTGAGATTCTTCAATTGGAAGCTGCACATGAAATGTTGAAAGACAAGAAAGTGGTacttgttcttgatgatgtggaCAGCATAGGACAATTAGATGCCTTGGCAAACGAAGCTCGGTGGTTTGGTCCTGGAAGTCGGATTATCATCACAACACAAGATCAAAGACTTTTAGAGGAACAAGGGatccaatatatatacaacgTGGATTTTCCGCCACCTAATGGATTACTTCCCACTGTCTACATATACTGCGAAGATACACTACAATACTCCTTCGCCAGCCACCTCTCCATGGATTTTCGCCGGAAAGGAATTTCTGCATTTGTAAATTACAGTGAGACTCTGGATGTGATTGAGAGAGTTAGCGCTTCCGTGCTGGTTTTCTCAAAGAGCTGCGTCTCCTCCACCTCATGCCTGGACATGCTCGTGAGGGTCTTTCAGTGTCGGAGGAAAACCGGCCAGCTGGTGGTTCCTGTGTATTATGGCATTAGTTCATCAGATGTGGTGGTGCAGGAGCACAAGTCAGTGGACCGGATAAGAGAATGGAGTAGCGCACTCCAAGAACTGAGAGAATTACCAGGCCACCACAATAG GGAGGAATGCAGTGAGAGCGAACTTGTGGAAGAGATTGTCAAAGATGTGCATGAGAAACTCTTTCCCACGGAACAAATCGGAATCAACTCGAGGCTGCTGGAGATGGAACATTTGCTTTGCAAGCAACCATGGGGTGTCCGTCGCATAGGAATTTGGGGTATGCCCGGCATAGGCAAAACTACACTTGCTAAAGCATTTTTTGACCAAATCTCTGGTGGCTATGAAGCTTCTTGTTTCATCAAACACTTTGACAAGGCTTTTAGTGGGAAGGGGCTTCACCGTTTGCTGGAGGAACATTTTGGGAAAATTTTGAAGGAATTGCCTCGTGTATGCAGTAGCATTACGAGACCTAGCCTCCCCAGGGACAAATTAAGCAAGAAGAGAActcttgttgttcttgatgatgtgCACAATCCTTTGGTTGCCGAGTCTTTTCTCGAAGGGTTTCATTGGTTCGGCCCGGGAAGCCTAATCATCATAACGTCCAGAGATAAACAAGTGTTCCGCCTTTGTCAGATCAATCATGTGTATGAGGTTCAGAGCTTTAATGAGAATGAGGCTCTGCAGCTGTTCTCTCAGTGTGCTTTTAGAAGAGATATAAATGAACAAAATCTGCTGGAACTATCACTGAAAGTGATTGACTATGCTAGTGGAAATCCATTAGCTCTCAGCTTTTACTGCAGAGTGCTTAAGGGAAAGGAACTTTCAGAAATGGAGACTACATTCTTCAAACTCAAACAACGAACTCCATATaagatttttgatttgttcaaGAGCAGCTACGAAACACTTGATGACAACGAGAAGAACATTTTTCTGGACATTGCTTGTTTCTTCAGTGGAGAAAATGTTGACTATGTGATGCGACTACTTGAGGGGTGTGGTTTTTTTCCACATGTTGGGATTGATGTTCTTGTGGAGAACTGTCTGGTGACTATTTCAGAAAACAGAGTGAAAATGCATAGAATAATCCAAGACTTTGGCCGAGAAATAATCGATGGAGAAACAGTACAGATCGAGAGGCGTCGCAGACTGTCAGATCCTTGGAGCATCAAATTCCTTCTTGAAGATGACGAACTCGAAGCAAATGAAGATCCCAAAGCAACATATACTCGTACTCTG GGCACTGAAGATATCGAAGGCATACTTCTGGACACATCGAACTTAACATTTGATGTGAAGCCTGGTGCCTTTGAGAATATGCTAAGCCTTAGATTCCTGAAGATTTATTGTTCCAGTTATGAAAACCATTATAGCCTCCGCCTTCCGAAAGGACTTAAGTTTCTGCCTGATGAGCTAAGACTCCTCCACTGGGAGAACTATCCTTTGCAATCCTTGCCACAAGACTTTGATCCATGCCACCTTGTTGAACTCAATCTCTCTTACAGTCAGCTTCAGAAACTTTGGGCAGGAACCAAG AGCCTCGAGATGCTGAAGGTGGTCAAGCTTTGTCATTCCCAACAGCTTACTGCGATTGACGATATTTTAAAAGCTCAAAATATCGAGCTAATTGATCTCCAAGGCTGTAGAAAATTGCAGAGGTTTCCAGCCACGGGTCAATTACAACATCTCCGAGTTGTAAATCTCTCAGGTTGTAGAGAGATCAAAAGTTTCCCAGAAGTTTCACCAAATATTGAGGAACTACATCTCCAGGGAACTGGCATAAGAGAATTACCAATATCCATTGTGTCCCTCTTCGAACAAGCTAAGTTGAATCGAGAGCTTTTCAATCTCCTACCAGAATTCTCAGGTGTTTCAAATGCTTGGAACAATGAGCAATCAACAAGCCTGGCCAAATTAGTCACGTCTACTCAAAATCTTGGCAAACTTGTTTGCCTGAATATGAAAGATTGTGTTCATTTGCGAAAACTGCCTTACATGGTTGATTTCGAATCTCTTAAAGTTCTTAATCTGTCTGGATGCTCAGATCTCGACGATATTGAGGGTTTCCCGCCAAATCTGAAAGAGTTATATCTTGTTAGCACTGCCTTAAAAGAACTTCCACAGCTTCCCCAAAGTCTAGAAGTCTTGAATGCACATGGTTGTGTGTCTCTTTTATCAATTCCTTCCAATTTTGAGCGGCTTCCTAGGTATTACACATTCAGTAATTGCTTTGCTCTTTCTGCAAGCGTGGTCAATGAATTTGTAAAGAACGCTCTGACTAATGTAGCACACATCGCGAGAGAGAAACAG GAACTCAACAAATCTTTGGCTCTCAACTTTACTGTGCCTTCACCTGAAAGTAAAAATATCACATTTGATCTGCAACCAGGGTCTTCCGTGATCATACAACTGGGTTCTTCATGGAGACTCATTCGCGGTTTTGCTATTTTAGTCGAAGTTGCATTTTTGGAGGAATACCAGGCTGGTGCTTTTAGCATTAGTTGTGTTTGCAGATGGAAAGACACTGAATGTGTATCTCATAGGCTGGAAAAAAACTTCCATTGTTGGATTCCAGGGGAAGGTGTTCCCAAGGATCACATGTTTGTCTTCTGTGATTTCGATATGCATCTGACTGCCTGTGAAGGAAATGACTCCAGTATATTGGCTGATCTTGTCGTATTTGAATTCTTTACTGTGAACAAGCAGAAAAAGCTTCTAGATGGGAGTTGTGCAGTGACGAGATGTGGAGTCCATGTTTTTACTGCTGCAAATGAAGATACTAGTTCTAGCATGACTAAACCATTTTCGTCCTCGGGTTACCTGCAGGAGATTTTTGATAATGAAGTTGAGGAATTGAGGGTTATCTATGATGGCTTAGACGAGAATGATAGAAATTTATTACTTTACATGGCATATCTGAATGGCGAGGAAGCTGATTTCTTGGCACCCCTTATAGCTAGCACTGGCTTGGGGATTAGTTCTAGGCTCAATGTCTTAGCCAATAAGTCTCTCATAAACATATCTCCGTATGGTATCATAGTACGGCAAGGTTTACTTAAGAAAATAGGTAGGGAGATAGTCTATAGAAGTGTTTACTTAAGCAGCCTCAACGACACTCTGCCTGGTAGCTCAACAGTGTCGTTGAGGCTGGCTGCGGTTAAAGAGCCTAAAGTTACAACGTTTAAAGTCCCGAGAGTTAGAAGTGTGAAACAAGATGAATTTAATGCTAAAATTAATGCCTTTATCAGCCGATTTAAGCAAAAACCTCAATAG